One window from the genome of Salmo salar chromosome ssa25, Ssal_v3.1, whole genome shotgun sequence encodes:
- the LOC106586499 gene encoding dehydrogenase/reductase SDR family member 12, producing the protein MSFYRNAVWFVKGLQEYTKSGYEAAAKQFNTGDLDVNLSGRSFVITGANSGIGKATAHEIAKRGGIVHLVCRNKERAQEAKEEIVEHSKNQNVHVHIVDMSSARQVWEFAESFSKSNSIHVLINNAGCMVNQKELTEEGVEKNFATNTLGTFILTTALIPALKQAQDPRVITVSSGGMLVQKMKVDDLQSEKGMFDGTMAYAQNKRQQVILTERWASQHKEIHFSSMHPGWADTPAVQLSMPDFHAKMKNKLRTESMGADTVVWLAVSAVASKQPSGLFFQDRMAVPTHLPLASSRSSPADEEKLQAILEQLAHKFKP; encoded by the exons ATGTCGTTTTACAGAAACGCCGTTTGGTTCGTAAAAGGACTTCAAGAATACACAAA AAGCGGATATGAAGCAGCAGCTAAGCAGTTTAATACTGGGGACCTGGACGTGAACCTGAGTGGCAGGTCTTTTGTAATCACTGGGGCCAACAGCGGCATTGGAAAAGCTACAGCCCATGAAATAGCCAAAAGAG GAGGGATTGTCCACCTGGTGTGTCGTAACAAGGAACGGGCACAGGAGGCGAAAGAGGAGATAGTGGAACATAGTAAAAACCAG AATGTCCATGTTCACATCGTTGACATGTCCAGTGCAAGACAAGTGTGGGAGTTTGCAGAGAGCTTCTCAAAAAGCAACAGCATTCATGTACTG ATCAACAATGCAGGGTGTATGGTAAACCAGAAAGAGCTGACAGAGGAAGGTGTAGAGAAGAACTTTGCTACTAACACTCTCG GTACCTTCATCCTAACCACAGCGTTGATACCAGCCCTGAAACAGGCACAGGACCCACGAGTG atCACAGTGTCTTCAGGGGGCATGCTGGTCCAGAAGATGAAAGTAGACGACCTGCAGTCTGAAAAGGGGATGTTCGACGGCACTATGGCCTACGCTCAGAATAAA AGACAACAGGTGATACTGACCGAGAGATGGGCGTCCCAGCATAAAGAGATCCACTTTTCATCAATGCACCCTGGCTGGGCTGATACTCCAG CTGTCCAGTTGTCCATGCCTGACTTCCATGCTAAGATGAAGAACAAGCTGCGTACGGAGTCCATGGGGGCCGACACGGTGGTGTGGCTGGCTGTCTCAGCAGTGGCCTCCAAGCAGCCAAGTGGACTCTTCTTCCAGG ACCGAATGGCGGTGCCCACACACCTTCCGCTGGCTTCATCCAGGTCCTCTCCAGCCGATGAGGAGAAACTGCAGGCAATACTGGAGCAGCTCGCACACAAGTTCAAACCTTGA